The Sorex araneus isolate mSorAra2 chromosome X, mSorAra2.pri, whole genome shotgun sequence DNA segment CACCATGCCTGTTAGCCTGGAGACATTTGGAATTCTGTCTTTACTTACTGCATCCCTTTCTGTCACTTGAATCACTGCAGGTCTCGTTCTCTGACAGACAGCCTGAGCCTTCAGACACCTCTGGGATGTGACTCTGAGATGGCAGCAGGCAGTTCCATCTCGCACTCGGCCTATCTTCGTGTCTGGGAAGCATTTTCAAACCAGTCCAGGGCCCAGAGGGATGCATTTCTGAGGGATGCTTTTCCTCAGAGCTTTCTCTGGGGCGTCTCCACGGGAGCCTTTAATGTGGAAGGAGGCTGGGCCGAGGACGGCAGGGGACCAAGCATCTGGGACCACTGGTCTTTCCAGAATGCCACTGAGAGTCACGCAACACCAGAGGTAGCCAGCAACAGTTACCGCAAGGTGGACGCTGATGTGGCCCTGCTCCGTGGCCTCCGGGCACAGGTGTACAAATTCTCCATCTCCTGGTCCCGCATCTTCCCCACGGGGCGTGGACGCCCCAACCCCAAAGGTCTTGCCTACTACAACAAGCTGATTGACAGCATGCTGGCCTCTCACGTGCAACCCATGGCCACGCTGTTTCACTGGGACCTGCCTCAGGCCTTGCAGCAGGGCGGCGGGTGGCAGAATGAGAGCATAGTGGATGCCTTTCTGGACTACGCTGACTTCTGCTTCTCCACGTTTGGGGACCGGGTGAAGCTGTGGGTGACCTTCCATGAGCCGTGGGTGATGAGCTATGCTGGCTACGGCACTGGACAGCACCCACCAGGCATCTCGGACCCAGGGGTGGCCTCCTTTAAGGTAATTGCCATTCTCGTAGCTCCCACTCATTgtaggagaaaagaaggaaatgttgtttgttgttattattattttttgtttgtctggggaccacagtagcagtgctcagggttactcctggctctgtgttcagtgatcactcctggcagtgctcagggaattatatgggatgttggggatcaatccAGGTGTGAGGCAgatgctttaacctctgtactatcttagtttgtttttttgttttgggggctgcacttggtggtgttcagagttactcctggctctgcactcaggaattactgctggcggtgttcagggagaCCACCTGGAATGCcggagatcaaaactgggtcagccacaggcaaggcaagctccctacctactgtaccatcactctgacccAAGTTCTGTACTGTCTTGCTGGCTGAAAAAGTTGGCTTTCTGAGTTGTTAGTTCAACAAGAACTGGAGacagaatcttttctttttccagtgaggtccacatccagtggtgctagggattgctcatggcggtgctcaaggaaccatctgATGCCCTGGATCAAAACCTGGCCTCTGACAAGCAAAGCATACCCTGAATTCGAtaaactatttctctagtccctggagaaaaaaaaagttaattactTAATATGGACCATCTATCACCCACATCTGGACTCCTCTATCCACCAACTCATCCATCTGTTCCTTCTGTCACTCATTCATATATACAGTCAGCCAGCCAAACAAACAGACGGCCAATCTTTCTATCATTTGCACTTTTCTTCAAAATTCCCCTGAGAGCCATCAACTTTCTCTCACATTCTTCAGGATAGACAGGTTAGCCTTTCCGTACTCTGGGTTCTGTCCTGAAAGAGGGATACTTGCCCCATGATGGGTGTGTGGGAGGATGTGTGCCCCGTGCTTTTGAGATGTAAAAGCCTTTTGGGAGGAGATGATGTGAATgaatacaaataagaaaattacagcATCATCCACAATGTCCACTGAAGGCTGAGTTGGAATGTATGAATAGGTGACTCAGTGAAATCCCAACTACTGCAGCACATAGTCATGGCTTTTATTCTGCTCTTGTTCAGCAAGTGACTGATTGCACATACAGAGAAACCTTCTAGAAATGAGTTCTTTTACGttattctttttcagtttgttttgtgttggggccatgccctgtggtgctagggactgagccAGGCctcgtgcatgcaaagcatgtgaactctcttgaactctctctccagccctttaactTTTCTGTGTCTCCTTGTCTTAAAACTCATTCTAACCTTTTCACCTTCAGTTTCTTATTTCTAGAACTATGGCTCCTGAGATTTTTCCAGGGACTTTAATGAGAAAGTTGGGCCCGTCTTTTCCCAGttttttgctttagtttgttAGCCGAAGTTTCCTTAATTaaggaaatttttcaaagaaaaaggttCTCCCATAGTTCTACCACTGTCTTCTTCTCATCTTTGCTTTCTTGCATTCATGATGTAGTCACAGTGTGTGCTCAGTTTgtccattttataaaaaaaaaaaaagtatagttaaggggctggagcgatagtacagtaggtaggacttttgccttgcacacagctgactcgggttcaaacccgggcatcccatatggtccccccgagcaccaccaggaacaattcctgagtggagagaagTTTCACTTCtggagctttatttatttatttatttttctttgtttttgttttgcttttttttggggggtgggggtcaccctggcagtgctcaggggaccatatgggatgctgggaatcgaacctgggtcagccacatgcaaggcaaacgctctaaccgctgtgctattgccctagcCCCCTCAATTCTGGAGCTTTAATAGATCGTCTCACCTAAGCCTCCTAGATGGACTTGCAACAATCCTTTTATTGCAGCTATGAGAACATGAGAATTAAATCTAGTCTTATAATATTCTTGTGATACTCCTCCAAGGAAAGCCATTGAGCCATTGACTTATTAACCAGGAGTTAAGTCTCCAAAGAGACTCCTAGATACAGGTTTTCTTCCGAAATTTCATGCAGCGGTGAGGAGAGCAGGAAGACTAAAATGATCCCCTATTTGTTGTTGATCAATTTGTCTAGTAAGGCCTGAGGACGATGGCATTGTGGGTGACAATAGAGGCTTGGGATTCGTCCTTCCTCAAGCCGCGGGTGCTCACAGCTCGGAAATGGCGGGATTTGGTGCTATGGAGAAATTTTTGGTTGAATACAAGAGTGCAGTGGAGAAGAAACTGGCAGAATACAAATGTAATACCAATACAGCAATTGAATTAAAATTAGCTCGTTTTCCTGAAGATCTTGAGAATGACATTAGAACTTTCTTTCCTGAATATACCCATCAACTCTTTGGGGATGATGAAACTGCTTTTGGTTACAAGGGTCTGAAGATCCTGTTATATTATATTGCTGGCAGCCTGTCAACTATGTTCCGTGTTGAATATGCATCTAAAGTTGATGAAAACTTTGACTGTGTAGAGGCAGATGATGTCGAGGGAAAAATTAGACAGATCATTCCACCTGGATTTTGCACAAACATGAATGATTTTCTTTCATTGCTGGAAAAAGAAGTTGATTTCAAACCATTTGGAACCTTACTTCATACTTACTCTGTTCTCAGTCCTACAGGAGGAGAAAACTTTACCTTTCAAATATATAAGGCTGACATGACATGTAGAGGCTTTCGAGAATATCATGAAAGGCTTCAGACCTTTTTGATGTGGTTTATTGAAACTGCTAGCTTTATTGACGTGGATGATGAAAGATGGCACTACTTTCTAGTTATTTGAGAAGTATAATAAGGATGGAGCTACGCTCTTTGCGACCGTAGGCTACATGACAGTCTATAATTACTATGTGTACCCAGACAAAACCCGGCCACGTGTAAGTCAGATGCTGATACTGACTCCATTCCAAGGTCAAGGCCATGGTGCTCAACTTCTTGAAACAGTTCATAGATACTACATTACATCTCCTTCTGTTCTTGGTATTACAGCGGAAGACCCATCCAAAAGTTATGTGAAATTAAGAGACTTTGTACTTGTGAAACTGTGTCAAGATTTGCCCTGTTTTTCTCAGGAAAAGTTAATGCAAGGATTCAGTGAAGATATGGCAATAGAGGCACAACAGAagttcaaaataaataagcaacatGCTAGATGGGTTTATGAAATTCTTCGACTACTGGTGACTGACATGAGTGATGCTGAACAATACAGAAGCTATGGACTGGATATTAAAAGAAGATTAATTAGCCCATATAAGAAAAAGCAGAGAGATCTTGCGAAGATGAGAAAATGTCTCAGACCAGAAGAACTGACAAACCAGATGAACCAAGTAGAAATAAGCATGCAACATGAATAGCTGGTAGAAAATTTTCAAGAACTTGTAGAAGATTACAGACATGTTATTGAACGCTTTGCTCAAGAGTAAAGAGTATATTACTCTGTACAAGAAATTTCAGATTTCTGTACATTATGTTGCAGAAAATTAAGCGATGACTTTAAtttttagatcttttttttttttttttttgctttttgggtcacacccagcgatgctcaggggttactcctggctttgcactcaggaattgctcctggcggtgcttgggggaccatatgggatgccgggaatcgaacccgggtcggccacgtgcaaggcaaacaccctaccctctgtgctatcgctccggcccctaatttttAGATCTTGTAACATTTTGCTTACATTAAAAGTTGTCTTtagttgaatattttcttttgcagagattgtatattttaaaatacagtttagaGCCTATGATcatatattccattttaaaaagatacagCTTCCGAAATACCACtgcatttgctttgcttcttaAACAGTATAATAAATGATTAGTTgtgatatgttaaaaaaaatagaggcttGGGTTCAGATCGTTTGGGTTTACACAACTCTGGATAGTGTAGTGCCAATATAGTGATACTAATCACTGTCCTTGTCACATAGAGTAGTAGTTTCCAGGAGAGAACTCGATGAACTCTAGAACTTGATATGTGTTAATTGATACTGTGGTTGTTGGTTCTGTTATTGATGAATCATTACTGTTAGCTTGCCGATTGGGTTGATGGTGGGGGTATTGATTTGCTCACAGTGTTGTCAATATTTTTTATGTTCCTGACATTGATGTTGAACTGGTTGATGGTCGATGTCAGAGCTGTCCTGCCTTGTTGACATTACATGTACAAAGTTAATGCTCTTGTGGTTGTTGACTCATGGACGTAACTGACACTAGCACTGACTGGTCAGCGTTAGCGTGACTGATGGGGTGCCTTTTTGGTGCTGTGGTTGGCATTGCTGGCATTAGCAGTGACTACTAAGCCTGGTATCtggtatcttctttttttttttacaaggtgACTCACTTGGTCCTCAAGGCCCATGCCTGCGCTTGGCACCGCTACAACACGCACCATCGTCCACAGCAGCAGGGACAGGTGGGTATTGTGCTGAACTCAGACTGGGCCGAACCCCTGTCCCCAGACAGACCCGAGGACCTACAAGCCTCTGAGCGGTTCTTGCACTTCATGCTGGGCTGGTTT contains these protein-coding regions:
- the LOC101545602 gene encoding LOW QUALITY PROTEIN: histone acetyltransferase type B catalytic subunit-like (The sequence of the model RefSeq protein was modified relative to this genomic sequence to represent the inferred CDS: deleted 1 base in 1 codon; substituted 1 base at 1 genomic stop codon), whose translation is MAGFGAMEKFLVEYKSAVEKKLAEYKCNTNTAIELKLARFPEDLENDIRTFFPEYTHQLFGDDETAFGYKGLKILLYYIAGSLSTMFRVEYASKVDENFDCVEADDVEGKIRQIIPPGFCTNMNDFLSLLEKEVDFKPFGTLLHTYSVLSPTGGENFTFQIYKADMTCRGFREYHERLQTFLMWFIETASFIDVDDERWHYFLVFEKYNKDGATLFATVGYMTVYNYYVYPDKTRPRVSQMLILTPFQGQGHGAQLLETVHRYYITSPSVLGITAEDPSKSYVKLRDFVLVKLCQDLPCFSQEKLMQGFSEDMAIEAQQKFKINKQHARWVYEILRLLVTDMSDAEQYRSYGLDIKRRLISPYKKKQRDLAKMRKCLRPEELTNQMNQVEISMQHEXLVENFQELVEDYRHVIERFAQE